One part of the Candidatus Binatia bacterium genome encodes these proteins:
- a CDS encoding steroid 3-ketoacyl-CoA thiolase, with translation MREVYIVEAVRSPIGRRKGGLSGLHPSDLLGAVQRAAIERAGIDPGQVGQVVGGCVSQVGEQSFNIARVAWLAQGFPMEVAATTVDSQCGSSQQATSLAAGMIGAGIEDLVLACGVEMMTRVPLGSNMKGGSPLGQSYMDRYEPTSQFEGAERIAKEYGITREDTDRFGLQSQQKAARAWAEGRFTREVVPITAPVLNEEGKETGEKRVVEKDEGLRDTSLEKLATLNPVVPGGIHTAGTSSQVSDGAAAVLLASPEKAKELGLKPRARIVATTLVGVDPVTMLKGPIPASRKVLKQAGLTVDQIDTFEVNEAFASVVLAWEKELQPNPERVNPNGGAIALGHPTGSTGARLITTALHELERTGGRYGLIAMCCGGGLGTGTIIERL, from the coding sequence ATGCGTGAGGTGTACATCGTCGAAGCCGTGCGGAGCCCGATCGGGCGCAGGAAGGGTGGGCTCTCCGGGCTCCATCCGTCGGATCTTCTCGGTGCGGTGCAGCGCGCGGCGATCGAGCGCGCCGGCATCGACCCCGGCCAGGTAGGACAGGTCGTCGGCGGCTGCGTGTCGCAGGTCGGCGAGCAGTCGTTCAACATCGCGCGCGTCGCCTGGCTCGCGCAGGGCTTCCCGATGGAGGTCGCGGCGACCACGGTCGACAGCCAGTGCGGCTCGTCGCAGCAGGCGACGTCGCTCGCGGCCGGCATGATCGGCGCCGGCATCGAGGACCTCGTGCTCGCCTGCGGCGTCGAGATGATGACCCGCGTGCCGCTCGGCTCGAACATGAAGGGCGGCTCACCGCTCGGTCAGAGCTACATGGACCGCTACGAGCCGACGTCGCAGTTCGAGGGCGCCGAGCGCATCGCCAAGGAGTACGGCATCACGCGCGAGGACACCGACCGCTTCGGCCTGCAGAGCCAGCAGAAGGCGGCGCGCGCGTGGGCCGAGGGCCGCTTCACCCGCGAGGTGGTGCCGATCACCGCGCCGGTGCTGAACGAGGAGGGCAAGGAGACCGGCGAGAAGCGCGTCGTCGAGAAGGACGAGGGCCTGCGCGACACATCGCTCGAGAAGCTCGCGACGCTGAACCCGGTCGTGCCGGGCGGCATCCACACCGCGGGCACCTCGTCGCAGGTGTCGGACGGCGCCGCCGCGGTGCTGCTCGCCTCGCCGGAGAAGGCGAAGGAGCTCGGCCTCAAGCCGCGCGCGCGCATCGTCGCGACGACGTTGGTCGGCGTCGATCCGGTGACGATGCTCAAGGGCCCGATCCCGGCGTCGCGCAAGGTGCTGAAGCAGGCCGGGCTGACGGTCGACCAGATCGACACCTTCGAGGTCAACGAGGCCTTCGCCTCGGTCGTGCTGGCCTGGGAGAAGGAGCTCCAGCCGAACCCCGAGCGCGTCAACCCGAACGGCGGCGCGATCGCGCTCGGCCACCCGACCGGCTCGACCGGCGCGCGCCTGATCACGACCGCGCTGCACGAGCTCGAGCGCACC
- a CDS encoding sulfatase, with product MLVITLDTTRADHTSAYGYDRPTTPRLEEMARDGVRFDVAYAPMATTLPSHTTMFTGLLPRTHGTLKNGLVVDQKLPLLAEILRNDGYRTAAFLSSFAVASRFGLARGFEVYDENFRDGECKWDVHRWEGHNIQGDFCRRGDLTRVRAETWLRENGYLARESSPEKPFFVWVHLFDPHNPYDPPPEHAKLFPPRGNPPTGLDREIAAYDAEIHFADEQVGKLLDTLAQAGKLDDTLVIVAGDHGEGLMDHGWMLHGLQIYEESVRIPFIMRWPAKLPRGKVVAEPIELTDMTPTILEVTGGSLPASARQPEGKSLIAAATGKEKLDPERRVHLQRRFYASRAERGVPVRGDKHAVRVGRWKYIAAPEEKTFELFDLVSDPREKRNLSEEKPAERERLAAALDDWLRTPATKMQPRRVSEEDAKRLEALGYVQ from the coding sequence GTGCTGGTGATCACGCTCGACACCACGCGCGCCGACCACACCTCCGCCTACGGCTACGACCGCCCGACGACGCCGCGCCTCGAGGAGATGGCGCGCGACGGCGTGCGCTTCGACGTCGCCTACGCGCCGATGGCGACGACGCTGCCGTCGCACACCACGATGTTCACGGGCCTCCTGCCGCGCACGCACGGCACGCTCAAGAACGGCCTCGTGGTGGACCAGAAGCTGCCGCTTCTCGCCGAGATCCTGCGCAACGACGGCTACCGCACCGCAGCCTTCCTGAGCTCGTTCGCGGTCGCGTCGCGCTTCGGCCTCGCGCGCGGCTTCGAGGTCTACGACGAGAACTTCCGCGACGGCGAGTGCAAGTGGGACGTCCACCGCTGGGAAGGCCACAACATCCAGGGCGACTTCTGCCGCCGCGGCGACCTGACGCGCGTGCGCGCCGAGACGTGGCTCCGGGAGAACGGCTACCTCGCGCGCGAGTCGTCGCCCGAGAAGCCGTTCTTCGTCTGGGTCCACCTCTTCGATCCGCACAATCCGTACGATCCGCCGCCCGAGCACGCGAAGCTCTTCCCGCCGCGCGGCAACCCGCCGACCGGCCTCGACCGCGAGATCGCCGCCTACGACGCCGAGATCCACTTCGCCGACGAGCAGGTCGGCAAGCTGCTCGACACGCTCGCCCAGGCCGGCAAGCTCGACGACACGCTGGTGATCGTCGCCGGCGATCACGGCGAGGGCCTGATGGACCACGGCTGGATGCTGCACGGCCTGCAGATCTACGAGGAGTCGGTGCGGATCCCGTTCATCATGCGCTGGCCCGCGAAGCTGCCGCGCGGCAAGGTGGTCGCGGAGCCGATCGAGCTCACCGACATGACGCCGACGATCCTCGAGGTCACCGGCGGCTCGCTGCCGGCGTCGGCCCGCCAGCCCGAGGGCAAGAGCCTGATCGCCGCCGCGACCGGAAAGGAGAAGCTCGACCCCGAGCGTCGCGTCCACCTGCAGCGCCGCTTCTACGCGTCGCGCGCCGAGCGCGGCGTCCCGGTGCGCGGCGACAAGCACGCGGTGCGCGTCGGGCGCTGGAAGTACATCGCGGCGCCCGAGGAGAAGACCTTCGAGCTCTTCGACCTGGTCAGCGACCCGCGCGAGAAGCGCAACCTGTCGGAGGAGAAGCCCGCCGAGCGCGAGCGGCTCGCGGCCGCGCTCGACGACTGGCTCCGGACGCCCGCGACCAAGATGCAGCCGCGTCGCGTCTCGGAGGAGGACGCAAAGCGCCTCGAGGCGCTGGGCTACGTGCAATGA